In one window of Camelina sativa cultivar DH55 chromosome 15, Cs, whole genome shotgun sequence DNA:
- the LOC104747001 gene encoding probable ubiquitin-conjugating enzyme E2 37 isoform X2, with translation MAQAARLSMRMHKELKLLLTDPPHGASFPHLSSAAAGSGDLSNFSTIDAQIEGPEDTVYANGIFNVKIQIPERYPFQPPIVAFATPIYHPNIDNSGRICLDILNLPPKGAWQPSLNISTVLTSIRLLLGEPNPDDGLMCEVSREYKYNRQTFDYKAREMTDKYAKVKTDGCSTSFQVKNHGDEKACESGNSILAGNDDGIKLKLTVESSLGIAHTVSCDTEAKDRREDGNGKRKAVIGFGEANTFGNDGMKTSRKKLSLALPPQSQKKDLYGEEELTNGVSAACKENKKPNSNGKKLSLGVKQPCKDTLPSFQTSAAKSDNNRLSRKLSLKPLAELSEVSKTKVVLAHTETELEMNQNENARSRRGEFENSVLEETAVLESIVVLDSDDSGEEEKTVSSRSRLSLAKGRRGLKCRR, from the exons ATGGCTCAAGCAGCGAGGTTAAGCATGAGAATGCACAAAGAGCTAAAGCTTCTCCTCACCGATCCACCACATGGCGCTTCGTTTCCACATCTCTCTTCCGCCGCCGCTGGCTCCGGCGATTTATCTAATTTCTCCACCATCGATGCTC AAATCGAAGGTCCTGAAGATACTGTATATGCTAATGGAATCTTCAATGTGAAGATTCAAATCCCTGAGAG ATATCCATTTCAGCCACCAATTGTGGCCTTTGCTACTCCGATTTATCACCCTAACATCGATAACAGTGGCCGGATTTGCCTTGACATCCTAAATCTCCCTCCCAAG GGTGCTTGGCAACCATCCTTGAATATCTCAACAGTTTTGACTAGCATAAGGTTGCTGCTTGGTGAACCGAATCCGGATGATGGTTTGATGTGTGAAGTA AGTAGGGAGTATAAATACAATAGACAAACTTTTGATTATAAGGCAAGAGAGATGACTGATAAGTATGCTAAGGTTAAGACTGATGGATGCAGCACCAGCTTCCAAGTTAAG AATCATGGAGATGAGAAGGCTTGTGAAAGTGGAAATAGTATTTTAGCTGGCAATGACGATGGGATTAAGCTGAAGTTGACAGTGGAATCCTCCTTAGGCATAGCACATACAGTGAGTTGTGACACCGAAGCAAAAGATCGACGAGAGGATGGAAATGGGAAGAGAAAAGCTGTGATTGGTTTCGGTGAGGCGAACACATTTGGTAATGATGGGATGAAAACGAGCAGGAAGAAGTTATCTCTTGCCTTGCCTCCTCAATCTCAAAAGAAAGACTTGTATGGTGAAGAAGAGCTCACAAATGGAGTTTCAGCTGCctgcaaagaaaacaagaaaccaaattcaaatGGAAAGAAGCTTTCTCTGGGGGTGAAGCAGCCCTGTAAGGATACCTTGCCGAGTTTTCAAACTTCTGCTGCAAAGAGTGACAACAATAGACTAAGCCGAAAACTGTCATTGAAACCACTTGCAGAGTTGAGTGAAGTTAGCAAAACCAAGGTAGTACTTGCGCACACTGAAACGGAACTGGAAAtgaatcaaaatgaaaatgcaaGAAGTCGGCGAGGTGAGTTTGAGAACTCGGTCTTGGAAGAAACAGCAGTACTTGAATCCATTGTTGTTCTAGACAGTGATGatagtggagaagaagaaaaaacagtcTCTTCAAGGTCAAGGTTATCACTggcaaaaggaagaagaggccTCAAGTGTAGACGTTAA
- the LOC104747001 gene encoding probable ubiquitin-conjugating enzyme E2 37 isoform X3, whose translation MAQAARLSMRMHKELKLLLTDPPHGASFPHLSSAAAGSGDLSNFSTIDAQIEGPEDTVYANGIFNVKIQIPERYPFQPPIVAFATPIYHPNIDNSGRICLDILNLPPKGAWQPSLNISTVLTSIRLLLGEPNPDDGLMCEVSREYKYNRQTFDYKAREMTEKYAKVKADGCSTSLQIKNHGDEKACESGNSILAGNDDGIKLKLTVESSLGIAHTVSCDTEAKDRREDGNGKRKAVIGFGEANTFGNDGMKTSRKKLSLALPPQSQKKDLYGEEELTNGVSAACKENKKPNSNGKKLSLGVKQPCKDTLPSFQTSAAKSDNNRLSRKLSLKPLAELSEVSKTKVVLAHTETELEMNQNENARSRRGEFENSVLEETAVLESIVVLDSDDSGEEEKTVSSRSRLSLAKGRRGLKCRR comes from the exons ATGGCTCAAGCAGCGAGGTTAAGCATGAGAATGCACAAAGAGCTAAAGCTTCTCCTCACCGATCCACCACATGGCGCTTCGTTTCCACATCTCTCTTCCGCCGCCGCTGGCTCCGGCGATTTATCTAATTTCTCCACCATCGATGCTC AAATCGAAGGTCCTGAAGATACTGTATATGCTAATGGAATCTTCAATGTGAAGATTCAAATCCCTGAGAG ATATCCATTTCAGCCACCAATTGTGGCCTTTGCTACTCCGATTTATCACCCTAACATCGATAACAGTGGCCGGATTTGCCTTGACATCCTAAATCTCCCTCCCAAG GGTGCTTGGCAACCATCCTTGAATATCTCAACAGTTTTGACTAGCATAAGGTTGCTGCTTGGTGAACCGAATCCGGATGATGGTTTGATGTGTGAAGTA AGCAGGGAGTATAAATACAATAGACAAACTTTTGATTATAAGGCACGAGAGATGACTGAGAAGTATGCTAAGGTTAAGGCTGATGGATGCAGCACCAGCCTCCAAATTAAG AATCATGGAGATGAGAAGGCTTGTGAAAGTGGAAATAGTATTTTAGCTGGCAATGACGATGGGATTAAGCTGAAGTTGACAGTGGAATCCTCCTTAGGCATAGCACATACAGTGAGTTGTGACACCGAAGCAAAAGATCGACGAGAGGATGGAAATGGGAAGAGAAAAGCTGTGATTGGTTTCGGTGAGGCGAACACATTTGGTAATGATGGGATGAAAACGAGCAGGAAGAAGTTATCTCTTGCCTTGCCTCCTCAATCTCAAAAGAAAGACTTGTATGGTGAAGAAGAGCTCACAAATGGAGTTTCAGCTGCctgcaaagaaaacaagaaaccaaattcaaatGGAAAGAAGCTTTCTCTGGGGGTGAAGCAGCCCTGTAAGGATACCTTGCCGAGTTTTCAAACTTCTGCTGCAAAGAGTGACAACAATAGACTAAGCCGAAAACTGTCATTGAAACCACTTGCAGAGTTGAGTGAAGTTAGCAAAACCAAGGTAGTACTTGCGCACACTGAAACGGAACTGGAAAtgaatcaaaatgaaaatgcaaGAAGTCGGCGAGGTGAGTTTGAGAACTCGGTCTTGGAAGAAACAGCAGTACTTGAATCCATTGTTGTTCTAGACAGTGATGatagtggagaagaagaaaaaacagtcTCTTCAAGGTCAAGGTTATCACTggcaaaaggaagaagaggccTCAAGTGTAGACGTTAA
- the LOC104747001 gene encoding probable ubiquitin-conjugating enzyme E2 37 isoform X1, with the protein MAQAARLSMRMHKELKLLLTDPPHGASFPHLSSAAAGSGDLSNFSTIDAQIEGPEDTVYANGIFNVKIQIPERYPFQPPIVAFATPIYHPNIDNSGRICLDILNLPPKGAWQPSLNISTVLTSIRLLLGEPNPDDGLMCEVSREYKYNRQTFDYKAREMTEKYAKVKADGCSTSLQIKNHGDEKACESGNSILAGNDDGIKLKLTVESSLGIAHTVSCDTEAKDRREDGNGKRKAVIGFGEANTFGNDGMKTSRKKLSLALPPQSQKKDLYGEEELTNGVSAACKENKKPNSNGKKLSLGVKQPCKDTLPSFQTSAAKSDNNRLSRKLSLKPLAELSEVSKTKVVLAHTETELEMNQNENARSRRGEFENSVLEETAVLESIVVLDSDDSGEEEKTVSSRSRLSLAKGRRGLKCRR; encoded by the exons ATGGCTCAAGCAGCGAGGTTAAGCATGAGAATGCACAAAGAGCTAAAGCTTCTCCTCACCGATCCACCACATGGCGCTTCGTTTCCACATCTCTCTTCCGCCGCCGCTGGCTCCGGCGATTTATCTAATTTCTCCACCATCGATGCTC AAATCGAAGGTCCTGAAGATACTGTATATGCTAATGGAATCTTCAATGTGAAGATTCAAATCCCTGAGAG ATATCCATTTCAGCCACCAATTGTGGCCTTTGCTACTCCGATTTATCACCCTAACATCGATAACAGTGGCCGGATTTGCCTTGACATCCTAAATCTCCCTCCCAAG GGGGCTTGGCAACCATCCTTGAATATCTCAACAGTTTTGACTAGCATAAGGTTGTTGCTTGGTGAACCGAATCCGGATGATGGTTTGATGTGTGAAGTA AGCAGGGAGTATAAATACAATAGACAAACTTTTGATTATAAGGCACGAGAGATGACTGAGAAGTATGCTAAGGTTAAGGCTGATGGATGCAGCACCAGCCTCCAAATTAAG AATCATGGAGATGAGAAGGCTTGTGAAAGTGGAAATAGTATTTTAGCTGGCAATGACGATGGGATTAAGCTGAAGTTGACAGTGGAATCCTCCTTAGGCATAGCACATACAGTGAGTTGTGACACCGAAGCAAAAGATCGACGAGAGGATGGAAATGGGAAGAGAAAAGCTGTGATTGGTTTCGGTGAGGCGAACACATTTGGTAATGATGGGATGAAAACGAGCAGGAAGAAGTTATCTCTTGCCTTGCCTCCTCAATCTCAAAAGAAAGACTTGTATGGTGAAGAAGAGCTCACAAATGGAGTTTCAGCTGCctgcaaagaaaacaagaaaccaaattcaaatGGAAAGAAGCTTTCTCTGGGGGTGAAGCAGCCCTGTAAGGATACCTTGCCGAGTTTTCAAACTTCTGCTGCAAAGAGTGACAACAATAGACTAAGCCGAAAACTGTCATTGAAACCACTTGCAGAGTTGAGTGAAGTTAGCAAAACCAAGGTAGTACTTGCGCACACTGAAACGGAACTGGAAAtgaatcaaaatgaaaatgcaaGAAGTCGGCGAGGTGAGTTTGAGAACTCGGTCTTGGAAGAAACAGCAGTACTTGAATCCATTGTTGTTCTAGACAGTGATGatagtggagaagaagaaaaaacagtcTCTTCAAGGTCAAGGTTATCACTggcaaaaggaagaagaggccTCAAGTGTAGACGTTAA